From the Sphingobacteruim zhuxiongii genome, the window ATGATCAGATATTATTTGATGTTGGACATCAAGCATATGGTCATAAGATACTTACAGGGCGTAGAGAAAATTTCCATACGAATAGAATTTTTGGCGGGTTATCGGGCTTTCCAAAGCGCTCAGAAAGCGAATATGACTCCTTTGGTGTTGGTCACTCCTCAACTTCAATTTCTGCGGCATTAGGTATGGCTGTAGCATCCGAATATAAAGGAGAGACTGATCGTCAACATGTGGCGATTATTGGTGATGGAGCTTTAACCGGCGGTATGGCTTTTGAAGCTTTAAACCACGCAGGAATCGAAAAATCAAATCTCTTAGTAATCTTAAATGATAACTGTATGTCCATAGATCCTAATGTAGGAGCTATGAAAGAGTATTTAACAAGTATTACGACATCTAAGAGCTACAATAAGTTTCGTGATGATTTAGTGTCTGTTTTATCAAAAATCTCTAAGAATGGCCCAAATGCATACGGATGGGCAAAGAAACTTGAACAGAGCATTAAAGGAACCCTGCTAAAAAACTCCAATCTTTTTGAGTCTTTAAATTTCCGTTATTTCGGACCTGTTGATGGTCATGACGTAAACAAATTAGTTAAAACGATTGAAGATCTAAAACATATCAATGGTCCTAAGTTGTTGCATGTTGTTACAGTGAAAGGTAAAGGTTATGCCTTAGCGGAGAAAGATCAAACAAAATGGCATGCGCCTGGTCTTTTTGATAAGATTACAGGTGAAATAAAAAAGAGTGTTCCTGATAAACCTCAACCACCAAAATATCAAGATGTTTTTGGACATACGCTTGTTGAGCTAGCGGAGTCTAATGATAAGATTATGGGGATTACCCCAGCAATGCCGAGTGGTTCATCAATGAATATAATGATGAAAGCGATGCCAAACCGCGCATTTGATGTCGGTATTGCTGAACAACACGCTGTTACATTCAGTGCGGGTTTAGCGGCACAAGGATTAGTACCATTCTGTAATATCTATTCATCCTTTATGCAGCGCGCTTATGATCAAGTTATTCATGATGTTGCTCTACAGAACTTAAATGTTGTTTTTTGCTTGGATAGAGCTGGATTGGTAGGGGCTGACGGTCCAACACACCATGGTGCATATGATATCGCATTTATGCGTTGTGTGCCTAATTTGGTTGTATCATCGCCTATGAATGAAGAGGAACTTCGTAATCTAATGTATA encodes:
- the dxs gene encoding 1-deoxy-D-xylulose-5-phosphate synthase, which gives rise to MQVEAGELLKKIQFPTDLRNLKEADLEQVCKELRQYIVDIVSVNGGHFAASLGVVELTVALHYALNTPYDQILFDVGHQAYGHKILTGRRENFHTNRIFGGLSGFPKRSESEYDSFGVGHSSTSISAALGMAVASEYKGETDRQHVAIIGDGALTGGMAFEALNHAGIEKSNLLVILNDNCMSIDPNVGAMKEYLTSITTSKSYNKFRDDLVSVLSKISKNGPNAYGWAKKLEQSIKGTLLKNSNLFESLNFRYFGPVDGHDVNKLVKTIEDLKHINGPKLLHVVTVKGKGYALAEKDQTKWHAPGLFDKITGEIKKSVPDKPQPPKYQDVFGHTLVELAESNDKIMGITPAMPSGSSMNIMMKAMPNRAFDVGIAEQHAVTFSAGLAAQGLVPFCNIYSSFMQRAYDQVIHDVALQNLNVVFCLDRAGLVGADGPTHHGAYDIAFMRCVPNLVVSSPMNEEELRNLMYTAQLPDKGPFVIRYPRGNGVMPDWKHPFKELTIGKGRKVCDGEEIAILTFGHIGNEASKAIQKLSEDGIHPAHYDLRFAKPLDTELLHEVFKKYRKVITVEDGCLPGGIGSAVIEFMSENQYDADVTRLGIPDTIVEHGEQQELWQICGYDATGIEAAVRKLTTGIKTESLVG